ATCGGCAGCATGGCTGTGGCTGCCGGTGGTCTGGACGTACTCGTCTTCACCGGCGGTATCGGCGAAAACTCCGAAATCATCCGCGAGCGCGTACTCGGCTACTTGGGCTTCCTCGGTCTGAAAGCCGATCACGAGGCCAACCTGAAGGCACGCTTCGGTAACGCAGGCGTAATTACGACTGCCGACAGCACGGCCGTTGCCGTTGTGATTCCGACCAATGAAGAATTGATGATTGCACACGATACCGCTCGCTTGAGCGGTTTGTAAGATTCAATCCGCACGCAAACTGCCTCTGGAAACAGAGGCAGTTTTTTTCTACCCTAATGCCCAAACAATACACACTTGATAGCTTCAAGGTATCGGCACTTAGTCGTGGAACATCTATGAGAGTTAGAGACTGGTTGAAAAATAAAAATTTTAATGAACAGTATCAATACGGTATTAAAGCTCTTGAACGATTTGGTTAGAAATTTTAGGAGTAGGAATATGAAGTTTAATAATATATCTCAAGCTATTCAGTATTTTGAAAAGTATTCTGATATACATGGAAAAGCAACGTTGGAAGGAAACTACAAATTAGCTAACAGTAGCTATAAGAAAATAGTTAGTGCTAAAAATTATCTTCTTTCTATTGATAAAATAGATAGTTTAGAAGTCTTGTTACATAGCAAGTCAAGCTCCGTCATAAATTGGGCTGCAAGTTATTTATTATTTAGTAAAAATTTTTCAGAAATTAGCCAAGAAAAATTAGCAGAAATAGCTAATACTTCAGATATATTTGGACTTGATGCCGAGACTATTTTAAGTGAATGGAAATCAGGTAATTTAAGCTTAGAAAACTAAGAAAACGGCTTAGCGTATAACCGTTTCCGTTACTATAATCCTGAAACGGCTTGTTACCTAAATTCTGATCCGATTGGATTAGAAGGTGCTAGCACGCCGTATTTTTATGTCCAAAATCCTTTAGATTTTCTTGATCCATTTGGCCTAAAATGTATTAAAAATTCGGCACCCATTCAAACCGTGCAGCTGACTACTTTTTAATCAACCCGTTATTTTCTATAAAATACATATTCTTAAGATAGTTATCCACAAAAGGTACACACACCGGCAAACACTTCCTGTGTTTACTCTTGACTGCTTATTTTTCCATCAATTATTTTTTCTGCTTTATTTTCAAATGACAAACCGGCTTATACACAAAATTTTCACATCTTCAGGCGGTTTCCATGTGTATAGCGGGCATTGCCCTGTCAAATAAAATGCCGTCTGAAATTTCAGACGGCATTGTAAAAATCGGATTAACGGTTCCGTTCATACCACTCGATAAACTTGTCTGCTTTGACAAACCCCAACAGCGGTTCGCTGTGGCTGCCGTCCGCGCGGACGACAAATACACCCGGCGGCCCGAACAATCCGTATTCTTTCAATAATGCCTGATGATCCGGCGTGTTGGCAGTTACATCGATTTGGAAGAATCGTCCCATATCGACTGCCTGATGGACTTCCGGCTGATTGAGTGTATATGCCGCCATTTCTTTACAGGAAATACACCAGTCCGCATAAAAATCCAAGATAACCGGTTTATCGGGATATTCTTTCAATGCATCCGCCATTGCAACTTTCAGTGCCGCAACATCGGTAAACATTTTTCCATGTTCGGCAGGGTTACCTGCTTCAGACGGCGGATTGAGCGTCAGAAAATGGTGAAGTGCAGTCGTTTTCCCATTTGCACTCTGCCAGCCAAACCATGCGCCGCCTATCAACAATACGCCTCCAAATGCATACGCCGCTGCTTTCAGACGGCATTTCTGCTTGCGTCCGTTACCCAAAAGCATAAAGGCCGGAACCAGCATCAAAAGGGTGTAAAGCACCACTACCAGATAATAAGGCAGATGCGGTGTGGCAAGATAAACCGCTACAGCCAAAAGGATAAAGCCGAAAGCGTATTTGATGGCATTCATCCAGTCGCCGGCTTTAGGGAGGATGTGTCCGCCGAATGTACCGATAATAATCAGCGGTACACCGGTACCGAGTGCCAAGACATAAAGTGCCAAACCGCCGAGGACAGCATCACCCGTCTGACCGATGTAACCCAAAGCAAATGCCAGCGGCGGAGCGACACACGGGCCGACAATCAGTGCGGACAATATGCCCATTACGAAAACGGATACTATCTTGCCGCCGGAAAGCCTGCTGCTTTGATTCTGAAAATATGACTGTACGGCATTGGGCAGTTGGATATTGAACATGCCGAACATGGACAACGCCAATATGACCATTAAAGCCGATGCCGCCAACACCACCCAAGCCTGCTGCAACCATACGGTCAGCAGCGCGCCCGTCAGTCCGGCAACAATACCGACCAATGTGTAAGTCAACGCCAACCCCTGAACATAAACGACAGTCAATGCCAATGCCCGCGCCTTGCTCGCCTTTTTATCCCCGACCACGATGCTGGAAACAATCGGAAGCAAAGGATACATACAGGCGGTGAAGCTCAGGCCCAAACCGGCGAGAAAAAACGCCAAAAGATTGGCGTTGAGCGTATCCCAAGACAGTTTGAAACGGCTGCTGTCCGGAGTATTTTTCGGACTTGTAGAACGCTCACCGTCTGAAGGTTCTTTTTGCAGGAACCGGTCTTTTGCCGATACAGGTTCATCACTCTGAACCTGATAAACACCGTTGCCGGAAATGTCGAGTTCCGTATCTACAGGCGGATAGCATACACCTGCTTCCGCACACCCTTGATAGGTCAAGACCAATTTATACGGCTTGCCGACAGGTTTGGTATATGGGAAGGCAACCAGAGCCTCTTGATGAAAAACCGTCTGTTTGCCGAAAAACTCATCTTCTTTTTCCTCGCCCTTGCCAAACGAAGGCTGACCCAACAAACCTGCGGGATCGGTTTGCGCGATAATTTTTGCCTGATACATATAGTATCCGTCGGCAATCTTGAAGCGGACGTTTACACCATCATCCGTCACGCTGACCTGAGGCACAAATGCCTTTTCCGGCGGTAACAAATCGTTCGCGTCCAGCGCAAAAGCCTGACCGCACAAAACGAAAAATAAGGTAAAAAAGTAAATCAGTTTTTTCATAACTAAGCCCGTTTCGGACAGATAAGTTTCCGACATTATATAGGGTGCGGTTGACTGCTGAATTTAATTTATGTAAAACCACCATTGATCAAACCTATAAACACCCTACCTGATAATACGCCATGTATGATGTAAATACACACGATGTCCGCCGATTTTTCGCCAAAGTATGGGAACACCGCCTCCGCCCGTTACAGCTGAGTGCATTAGAGCAAAAGGCTCTTCGCATTATCGAGGCACACCCCGAATACCACCGTTACCTCGAACATATCGAAAACCATCTGGATACCTGCTGGCTGCCGGAAAACGGAGAAAGCAACCCGTTTCTTCACATGTCGCTGCACCTTTCCATCCAAGAACAGGCAGGCATAGACCAACCGCACGGGATACATGCTATCCATAAAACATTGTGTGCCAAAAACGGCTGGCTCAAAGCCGAACACGACATGATGGAGGCCTTGGCAGAAACCTTATGGACGGCGCAACGCTACGGAACGGGATTGGATGTCAACGCCTACATGACCAGGTTACGCAGGCTTGTCGGCTTGGGGGCTGAAGACAATGCCAGACCCAACCCTCACGAAATCTCCTAGGAGCATCGAACCGGTTACAATATGCCGTCTGAAACCGAACAGACCTTTTCAGACGGCATATCGGTTTGAATATGCCGCCTTATCGCCATACCGCACGTTTCAACATAATCAGCCAATCTTTCTTGTCCAAAAGGGGACGCTGGGCAAACACATCATATCGACACGCATCCAGTTTCTGCAAAATCATCTGCGCACCCAACACAATCATACGAAGTTCCAAACCGATACGCCCCTTTAATTCCTTTGCCAAGGGGGAACCGGCCCTCAACATACGGAATGCGCGTCGGCATTGGAAGGCCATCAGACGTTGAAACGCCGCATCCGCCCTGCCTGCCGCAATCTGTTCTTCAGCAACACCAAATTTCAGCAAATCGTCCTGAGGGATATAGACACGCCCTTTACGCCAATCGACAGCCACATCCTGCCAAAAATTCACAAGCTGCAAAGCCGTGCAGATACCGTCGCTTTGCGCCACGCTCACCGCATCTGTTTTTCCGTATAAGGCCAACATGATGCGTCCGACAGGATTGGCAGAACGCCGGCAATAATCGACCAGTTCGCCGAAATTTTCATACCTTGTTTTAACCACATCCTGAGAAAATGCAGAAAGCAAATCATAAAACGGCTGTAAATCCAAACCAAACGGTCTAACAGCCTCGGCATCCAATCGGGCAATCAAAGGATGTGCAGACTGTCCGCCGGATGCCAACACATCCAACTCGCGCCGCAATACGTCCAAATTTTCCAACCTCTCCTCAATCGGAAAATCTCCCTCATCCGCCATATCGTCCGCAGTCCGTGCAAACGCATATACAGCATGGACCGGCTTTCTTAACCTGCGCGGCAAAATCAATGAGCCGACAGGAAAATTCTCATAATGCCCAACCGACATAATT
Above is a window of Neisseria sp. Marseille-Q6792 DNA encoding:
- the dsbD gene encoding protein-disulfide reductase DsbD, with product MSETYLSETGLVMKKLIYFFTLFFVLCGQAFALDANDLLPPEKAFVPQVSVTDDGVNVRFKIADGYYMYQAKIIAQTDPAGLLGQPSFGKGEEKEDEFFGKQTVFHQEALVAFPYTKPVGKPYKLVLTYQGCAEAGVCYPPVDTELDISGNGVYQVQSDEPVSAKDRFLQKEPSDGERSTSPKNTPDSSRFKLSWDTLNANLLAFFLAGLGLSFTACMYPLLPIVSSIVVGDKKASKARALALTVVYVQGLALTYTLVGIVAGLTGALLTVWLQQAWVVLAASALMVILALSMFGMFNIQLPNAVQSYFQNQSSRLSGGKIVSVFVMGILSALIVGPCVAPPLAFALGYIGQTGDAVLGGLALYVLALGTGVPLIIIGTFGGHILPKAGDWMNAIKYAFGFILLAVAVYLATPHLPYYLVVVLYTLLMLVPAFMLLGNGRKQKCRLKAAAYAFGGVLLIGGAWFGWQSANGKTTALHHFLTLNPPSEAGNPAEHGKMFTDVAALKVAMADALKEYPDKPVILDFYADWCISCKEMAAYTLNQPEVHQAVDMGRFFQIDVTANTPDHQALLKEYGLFGPPGVFVVRADGSHSEPLLGFVKADKFIEWYERNR
- a CDS encoding DUF1841 family protein, which gives rise to MYDVNTHDVRRFFAKVWEHRLRPLQLSALEQKALRIIEAHPEYHRYLEHIENHLDTCWLPENGESNPFLHMSLHLSIQEQAGIDQPHGIHAIHKTLCAKNGWLKAEHDMMEALAETLWTAQRYGTGLDVNAYMTRLRRLVGLGAEDNARPNPHEIS
- the hpnC gene encoding squalene synthase HpnC — translated: MSVGHYENFPVGSLILPRRLRKPVHAVYAFARTADDMADEGDFPIEERLENLDVLRRELDVLASGGQSAHPLIARLDAEAVRPFGLDLQPFYDLLSAFSQDVVKTRYENFGELVDYCRRSANPVGRIMLALYGKTDAVSVAQSDGICTALQLVNFWQDVAVDWRKGRVYIPQDDLLKFGVAEEQIAAGRADAAFQRLMAFQCRRAFRMLRAGSPLAKELKGRIGLELRMIVLGAQMILQKLDACRYDVFAQRPLLDKKDWLIMLKRAVWR